Proteins from a genomic interval of Ralstonia wenshanensis:
- a CDS encoding YebC/PmpR family DNA-binding transcriptional regulator — protein sequence MAGHSKWANIKHKKAAADAKRGKIWTRLIKEITVAARLGGGDADSNPRLRLAMDKATDANMPKDNINRAIQRGVGGLEGANYEEIRYEGYGINGAAVIVDCLTDNRTRTVAEVRHGFDKYGGNMGTSGSVAFLFDHIGQFIYAPGTPEDKLMDAALEAGADDVVTHEDGSLEVICPPHDFTKVKTALEAAGFKAELAEVIMKPQTEVEFTGEDAVKMQKLLDVLENLDDVQEVFTNAVFGE from the coding sequence ATGGCCGGTCATTCCAAATGGGCCAATATCAAGCATAAGAAAGCCGCTGCCGACGCCAAGCGCGGCAAAATTTGGACGCGCCTGATCAAGGAAATCACCGTGGCGGCCCGTCTGGGCGGCGGCGATGCCGACTCCAACCCGCGCCTGCGCCTGGCCATGGACAAGGCCACCGACGCGAACATGCCCAAGGACAACATCAACCGCGCCATCCAGCGCGGTGTGGGTGGTCTGGAAGGCGCGAACTACGAAGAAATCCGCTACGAAGGCTACGGTATCAACGGCGCAGCCGTGATCGTCGACTGCCTCACCGACAACCGCACGCGCACCGTGGCCGAAGTCCGCCACGGGTTCGACAAGTACGGCGGCAACATGGGCACATCGGGCTCCGTCGCGTTCCTGTTCGACCACATCGGTCAGTTCATCTATGCTCCGGGCACGCCGGAAGACAAGCTGATGGACGCCGCGCTCGAAGCCGGTGCCGACGATGTCGTCACCCATGAGGACGGCTCGCTCGAAGTCATTTGCCCGCCGCACGATTTCACCAAGGTCAAGACCGCGCTGGAAGCCGCCGGCTTCAAGGCCGAACTGGCCGAAGTCATCATGAAGCCGCAGACCGAAGTCGAGTTCACCGGCGAAGACGCGGTCAAGATGCAAAAGCTGCTCGACGTCCTGGAAAACCTGGACGACGTGCAGGAAGTCTTCACCAACGCGGTCTTCGGGGAGTAA
- the purD gene encoding phosphoribosylamine--glycine ligase gives MKVMVVGSGGREHALAWKLARSPKVQVVYVAPGNGGTALDKRLQNLPITDPEVLAAFAEREGIHFTVVGPEAPLAAGIVDLFRAKGLRIFGPTKAAAQLESSKDFAKAFMHRHGIPTAKYQTFSDAAQAHAYIDQEGAPIVIKADGLAAGKGVVVAMTAEEAHNAIDMMLADNRLGDAGARVVIEEFLAGEEASFIVVCDGKNVVALATSQDHKRLLDGDAGPNTGGMGAYSPAPVVTPTLHARTLREIILPTIRGMEKDGIPYTGFLYAGLMIDAEGNPKTLEFNCRMGDPETQPIMARMKTDLYDVLDRAIDGKLDGMELDWDRRTALGVVMAAHNYPDTPRKGDVITGIPKETEDSVTFHAGTTLKDGVLTTNGGRVLCVVGLADTVKAAQRAAYNAIEQIHFDGAQYRTDIGHRAIRH, from the coding sequence ATGAAAGTGATGGTGGTCGGTTCGGGCGGTCGAGAGCACGCCCTGGCATGGAAGCTGGCACGCTCGCCCAAGGTGCAGGTGGTATACGTGGCCCCCGGCAACGGCGGTACGGCGCTCGACAAGCGCCTGCAGAACCTGCCGATCACGGACCCGGAAGTGCTGGCAGCCTTTGCCGAGCGCGAAGGCATCCACTTCACGGTGGTCGGGCCAGAGGCGCCGCTGGCCGCCGGCATCGTCGACCTGTTCCGCGCCAAGGGCCTGCGCATCTTCGGGCCGACCAAGGCCGCCGCGCAGCTCGAATCGTCGAAGGATTTCGCCAAGGCGTTCATGCACCGCCACGGCATTCCGACCGCCAAGTACCAGACCTTTAGCGATGCTGCGCAGGCACACGCGTACATTGACCAGGAAGGCGCCCCGATCGTCATCAAGGCCGATGGCCTGGCCGCCGGCAAGGGTGTGGTCGTGGCAATGACGGCCGAAGAAGCGCACAACGCCATCGACATGATGCTGGCCGACAACCGTCTGGGTGACGCCGGTGCGCGCGTGGTGATCGAAGAATTCCTCGCCGGCGAAGAAGCCAGCTTCATCGTGGTGTGCGACGGCAAGAACGTCGTGGCACTGGCCACCAGCCAGGACCACAAGCGCCTGCTCGACGGTGACGCCGGCCCCAACACGGGCGGCATGGGTGCCTACTCGCCCGCCCCGGTCGTCACGCCGACGCTGCACGCCCGCACCCTGCGCGAGATCATCCTGCCGACCATCCGCGGCATGGAGAAGGATGGCATTCCGTACACCGGTTTCCTGTATGCCGGCCTGATGATCGACGCAGAAGGCAACCCCAAGACGCTCGAATTCAACTGCCGCATGGGCGATCCGGAAACGCAGCCCATCATGGCGCGCATGAAGACCGACCTGTACGACGTGCTGGACCGCGCCATCGACGGCAAGCTCGACGGCATGGAGCTGGACTGGGACCGCCGCACCGCACTGGGCGTGGTCATGGCCGCACACAACTACCCGGACACGCCGCGCAAGGGCGACGTCATCACCGGCATCCCGAAGGAAACCGAAGACAGCGTCACCTTCCACGCCGGCACCACACTCAAGGACGGCGTGTTGACTACCAACGGCGGCCGCGTACTGTGCGTCGTTGGCCTGGCCGATACCGTCAAGGCGGCCCAGCGTGCGGCGTACAACGCCATCGAGCAGATCCACTTTGACGGCGCACAGTACCGGACCGATATCGGCCATCGCGCCATCCGCCATTGA
- the hemF gene encoding oxygen-dependent coproporphyrinogen oxidase yields MDTQVVRAYLLDLQDRITTAASALDGGTFVTDAWEKPPTERLRGSGRTRILEGGALLERGGVGFSHVMGDTLPPSATANRPELAGRGFEAMGVSLVFHPRNPYVPTVHMNVRCFVAVRPDAEPVWWFGGGMDLTPYYGFTEDASHFHRTCQGALAPYGDELYPRFKQWCDDYFYLKHRKEARGVGGIFFDDFAELGFERSFEMMRSVGDAFLPAWLPIAEQRHATPYGERERAFQAYRRGRYVEFNLVFDRGTLFGLQSGGRAESILMSMPPVANWRYDWQPEPGSPEAALYTDFLPARDWV; encoded by the coding sequence ATGGATACCCAAGTCGTCCGCGCCTACCTGCTGGACCTGCAGGACCGCATCACCACTGCCGCCAGCGCCCTGGACGGCGGCACGTTCGTCACCGACGCATGGGAGAAGCCGCCCACCGAGCGCCTGCGCGGCAGCGGTCGCACCCGCATTCTGGAAGGCGGCGCGCTCCTTGAGCGCGGCGGCGTCGGTTTTTCGCACGTGATGGGTGACACCCTGCCCCCCTCGGCGACCGCCAACCGACCAGAATTGGCGGGGCGCGGTTTTGAGGCGATGGGGGTGTCGCTGGTCTTCCACCCGCGCAACCCGTACGTGCCGACAGTGCATATGAATGTGCGCTGCTTCGTCGCCGTGCGCCCCGACGCCGAGCCCGTCTGGTGGTTCGGCGGCGGTATGGATCTCACGCCTTACTACGGTTTCACCGAAGATGCGTCGCATTTCCACCGCACCTGCCAGGGCGCCCTGGCCCCCTACGGCGATGAGCTGTACCCGCGCTTCAAGCAATGGTGCGACGATTATTTCTATCTGAAGCACCGCAAAGAAGCGCGCGGCGTCGGCGGCATCTTCTTCGACGACTTTGCGGAGCTGGGCTTCGAGCGCAGCTTCGAGATGATGCGCTCGGTCGGCGACGCCTTTCTGCCCGCCTGGCTGCCTATCGCCGAACAACGCCACGCCACACCCTACGGTGAGCGCGAACGCGCCTTTCAAGCCTACCGCCGTGGCCGCTATGTCGAGTTCAATCTGGTATTTGACCGTGGCACGCTGTTCGGCCTGCAAAGCGGCGGCCGTGCCGAATCGATCCTGATGTCGATGCCGCCGGTCGCCAACTGGCGCTACGACTGGCAGCCGGAACCGGGTTCGCCGGAGGCCGCGCTGTACACCGATTTCCTGCCGGCGCGCGACTGGGTATGA
- a CDS encoding nicotinate-nucleotide adenylyltransferase, translated as MTLPTFVRPDLDRPYRLGLLGGTFDPPHVGHIALAELCITRLDLDELLWIPTGVSWQKASDITPAPLRFAMTELAAKAVRGGRARVHVSSMEVDRHGPSYTIDTVRELRGVYGPDTSIAWLMGADQLVGLDTWHGWQDLFEYVHLCVATRPGFDLQALHAPVQRELDVRRGDTALIQCAPAGHMWIDQTLAVDLSSTRLRQQLATGARCDADLPAGVADLIQSHSLYRRANGTVSA; from the coding sequence ATGACGCTTCCCACATTCGTGCGCCCCGATCTCGATCGCCCCTATCGACTTGGCTTGCTGGGCGGCACGTTCGACCCGCCGCACGTTGGCCACATCGCCCTGGCCGAACTGTGCATCACCCGCCTCGACCTGGATGAGCTGCTGTGGATTCCCACCGGCGTGTCCTGGCAGAAAGCCTCCGACATAACGCCCGCACCGCTGCGCTTTGCCATGACCGAACTGGCCGCCAAAGCGGTGCGCGGTGGCCGCGCGCGCGTCCACGTGAGCAGCATGGAAGTCGATCGCCACGGCCCCAGCTACACCATCGACACTGTGCGCGAACTGCGCGGCGTCTACGGCCCAGATACCTCCATCGCGTGGCTGATGGGTGCCGACCAGCTCGTCGGCCTGGACACCTGGCACGGCTGGCAGGACCTGTTCGAATACGTCCACTTGTGTGTCGCCACACGCCCCGGTTTCGACCTTCAGGCGTTGCATGCGCCAGTGCAGCGCGAACTCGATGTGCGCCGGGGCGACACGGCATTGATACAATGCGCACCCGCCGGCCACATGTGGATCGACCAGACCCTGGCCGTCGACCTGTCATCCACCCGCCTGCGTCAGCAGCTTGCCACCGGCGCACGCTGCGACGCCGACCTGCCCGCCGGCGTGGCCGACCTGATCCAATCGCATTCGCTGTACCGCCGTGCCAATGGCACGGTCAGTGCCTGA
- the rsfS gene encoding ribosome silencing factor: MDIRKLQRVIVDALEDVKAQDIKVFNTTHLTELFDRTVIASGTSNRQTKALAASVRDAVKEAGGHVIAVEGEDVGEWVLVDCGDAVVHIMQPQLRQYYNLEEIWGDKPVRIELGGTGKRGLPKASEGYDDEEDEPEEVTPAKRRTTKPKLAGERPTKAAAPAKKAPAKTAAKKPATKRATGTGKTAAKTATKTAAKRAPAKKRAA, encoded by the coding sequence ATGGATATTCGCAAACTACAACGCGTGATCGTCGACGCGCTCGAAGACGTCAAGGCGCAAGACATCAAGGTCTTCAATACGACCCACCTGACCGAACTGTTCGACCGCACGGTCATCGCCAGCGGCACGTCCAATCGCCAAACCAAGGCCCTCGCCGCATCGGTGCGTGACGCCGTCAAGGAAGCCGGCGGCCACGTCATCGCCGTGGAAGGCGAAGACGTGGGCGAATGGGTGCTCGTCGACTGCGGCGACGCCGTGGTCCACATCATGCAGCCGCAACTTCGCCAGTACTACAACCTCGAAGAGATCTGGGGCGACAAGCCGGTGCGCATCGAGCTCGGCGGCACCGGCAAGCGCGGTCTGCCCAAGGCCAGCGAAGGTTACGACGACGAGGAAGACGAGCCTGAAGAGGTCACGCCGGCCAAACGCCGCACCACCAAGCCGAAGCTGGCAGGTGAGCGCCCGACCAAGGCCGCAGCACCGGCCAAGAAGGCTCCCGCCAAGACAGCCGCCAAGAAGCCGGCAACCAAGCGCGCAACCGGTACCGGCAAGACCGCCGCAAAAACGGCCACCAAGACGGCAGCCAAGCGCGCTCCGGCCAAAAAGCGCGCAGCGTAA
- the rlmH gene encoding 23S rRNA (pseudouridine(1915)-N(3))-methyltransferase RlmH, giving the protein MQLLIVAVGHKMPSWIEDGFSEYAKRMPPELRIELREIKPEQRSGSRTAATVMQLEAARIEAALPKGCRMIALDERGKDLTTVALAESLTGWQQEGGDIAFVIGGADGLDPALKAKARTLIRLSSLTLPHGMVRVLLAEQLYRAWSITQNHPYHRV; this is encoded by the coding sequence ATGCAGTTGCTGATCGTTGCCGTCGGGCACAAGATGCCGTCCTGGATCGAGGACGGCTTCTCTGAATATGCCAAGCGCATGCCGCCCGAGCTGCGCATCGAACTGCGTGAGATCAAGCCCGAGCAGCGCTCGGGCAGCCGCACCGCCGCCACCGTCATGCAACTTGAAGCCGCGCGCATTGAAGCCGCGCTGCCCAAGGGCTGCCGCATGATCGCGCTGGATGAGCGCGGCAAAGACCTCACCACCGTCGCACTGGCAGAATCCCTCACCGGATGGCAACAGGAAGGCGGCGACATCGCCTTCGTGATCGGCGGCGCAGATGGGCTGGACCCGGCGCTCAAGGCAAAAGCCCGTACGCTGATCCGCCTGTCGAGCCTGACGCTGCCGCATGGCATGGTGCGCGTGCTGCTGGCCGAGCAGCTCTATCGCGCGTGGAGCATCACGCAAAACCACCCGTACCACCGCGTATGA
- a CDS encoding Maf family protein, translating to MTMDAPGAPHLYLASQSPRRQELLRQIGARFELLLAADDEDAEALEAVLPGETPDDYVQRVCALKAQAAVRRRIARTLPALPILTSDTTVCLGGEILGKPTDAADAHRMLRAMSGREHRVLTAVTVVTASGTPMHALSISDVRFAVMTDNDIARYIASGEPFGKAGAYGIQGRAAAFVAHISGSYSGIMGLPLFETAALLAQAGITL from the coding sequence ATGACCATGGATGCACCCGGCGCGCCACACCTCTATCTCGCCTCGCAAAGCCCGCGCCGGCAGGAACTGCTGCGCCAGATCGGCGCGCGATTCGAGCTGCTGCTGGCCGCCGACGATGAAGATGCCGAAGCGCTGGAAGCCGTGCTTCCCGGCGAGACGCCAGATGACTACGTCCAACGTGTCTGCGCGTTGAAGGCACAAGCTGCGGTGCGCCGCCGCATCGCCCGCACCCTCCCTGCCCTGCCGATCCTCACATCCGACACCACGGTATGCCTGGGCGGTGAGATCCTCGGCAAGCCGACCGACGCCGCCGATGCCCACCGCATGCTGCGCGCCATGTCTGGCCGCGAGCACCGAGTGCTGACCGCCGTGACGGTCGTCACCGCCAGCGGCACGCCGATGCACGCGCTGTCCATTTCCGACGTGCGCTTTGCCGTGATGACGGACAACGACATCGCCCGCTACATCGCCAGCGGTGAGCCCTTTGGCAAGGCCGGTGCGTACGGCATCCAGGGTCGCGCAGCCGCCTTTGTGGCCCATATTTCGGGAAGCTATTCGGGTATCATGGGCCTACCCTTGTTCGAGACAGCAGCGCTGCTCGCACAGGCGGGCATCACGCTGTGA
- the rng gene encoding ribonuclease G produces the protein MSEDILVNITPQETRVAIVQQAAVQELHIERTLTRGLVGNIYLGKVVRVLPGMQSAFIDIGLERAAFLHVADIWHPRDAKDAPPTPQVAIEKTLFEGQALMVQVIKDPIGTKGARLSTQVSIAGRTLVYLPQDPHIGISQKIGNEAEREALRSRVTAMVPTDERGGFIVRTIAEESTDEELANDVAYLRKIWATIRHNATTLPAPSILYQDLNLAQRVLRDFVTDETRSIQVDSRENHQKLVEFAQEYTPAVVERLTHYTGERPIFDLYNIEAEVERALSRRVDLKSGGYLMIDQTEAMTTIDVNTGGYVGARNFDDTIFKTNLEAAHTIARQLRLRNLGGIIIIDFIDMESAEHRDAVLAELRKALSRDRTRITVNSFSQLGLVEMTRKRTRESLAHVLCEQCPVCQGKGQVKTPRTVCYDILREIMRESRQFNPREFRILASQSVIDLFLEEESQHLAMLGDFIGKPISLQVESSAASQEQYDIILM, from the coding sequence ATGTCCGAAGACATCCTCGTCAATATCACGCCACAAGAAACGCGCGTGGCCATCGTCCAGCAAGCCGCTGTTCAAGAGCTTCACATCGAGCGCACGCTGACGCGCGGCCTGGTCGGCAACATTTACCTCGGCAAGGTGGTGCGCGTGCTGCCCGGCATGCAGTCGGCCTTTATCGATATCGGGCTGGAGCGCGCCGCGTTTTTGCATGTGGCCGACATCTGGCACCCGCGTGATGCCAAAGACGCGCCGCCTACACCGCAGGTCGCCATCGAAAAAACGCTCTTCGAAGGCCAGGCGCTGATGGTGCAGGTCATCAAAGACCCGATCGGCACCAAAGGGGCGCGGCTGTCCACGCAGGTCAGCATTGCCGGCCGCACGCTGGTGTATCTGCCGCAAGACCCGCACATCGGGATCTCGCAAAAAATCGGCAACGAGGCCGAACGTGAAGCGCTGCGTTCGCGCGTGACCGCCATGGTCCCAACCGATGAGCGCGGCGGCTTTATCGTGCGCACCATCGCCGAAGAGTCGACCGACGAAGAGCTTGCTAACGACGTTGCTTACTTGCGCAAGATCTGGGCGACCATCCGTCACAACGCAACGACCCTGCCCGCCCCGTCGATCCTGTATCAGGACCTGAACCTCGCCCAGCGCGTGCTGCGCGATTTCGTGACGGACGAAACGCGCAGCATTCAGGTCGATTCGCGCGAGAACCATCAGAAGCTCGTCGAGTTTGCGCAGGAATACACGCCGGCTGTGGTCGAGCGCCTGACGCATTACACCGGCGAACGGCCGATCTTCGACCTGTACAACATCGAAGCGGAAGTGGAGCGTGCGCTGTCGCGCCGGGTCGACCTGAAATCGGGCGGTTACCTGATGATCGACCAGACCGAGGCGATGACGACCATCGACGTCAACACCGGCGGTTACGTGGGCGCGCGCAACTTCGACGACACGATCTTCAAGACCAACCTGGAAGCAGCCCACACCATTGCGCGTCAGCTGCGGCTGCGCAATCTGGGCGGCATCATCATCATCGACTTCATCGACATGGAGTCGGCCGAGCATCGCGATGCGGTGCTGGCGGAACTGCGCAAGGCGCTGTCGCGCGACCGCACACGCATCACGGTCAACAGCTTCTCGCAACTGGGCCTGGTGGAGATGACGCGCAAACGCACGCGCGAATCGCTCGCGCATGTGCTGTGCGAGCAGTGCCCGGTATGCCAGGGCAAGGGCCAGGTGAAGACGCCGCGCACCGTGTGCTACGACATCCTGCGCGAGATCATGCGTGAGTCGCGGCAGTTCAATCCGCGCGAATTCCGCATCCTCGCGTCGCAGTCAGTGATTGATCTGTTCCTGGAAGAAGAAAGCCAGCACCTTGCGATGCTGGGGGATTTCATCGGCAAGCCGATTTCGCTGCAGGTGGAATCGTCGGCGGCCAGCCAGGAGCAGTACGACATCATCCTGATGTAG
- a CDS encoding MFS transporter: MLYAPTEAGMSQNQTTLDIGTVLDDGPFSFAQKMAVLLAAFAIVMDGFDGQLIGFAIPVLIKEWGITRNAFAPAVAAGLIGMGLGSALAGLLADRFGRRWALIGSVFVFGVATCSIGFAPNVATIAALRFIAGLGIGGALPSSTTMTAEFTPARRRTLAVTATIVCVPLGGMVAGLFAGHVLPLYGWRGLFWIGGALPLVLGFVLVAALPESPRFLARRQSHWPQLAHLLSKMGRDVPANTAFADVAGQKVIQHASFRSLFAPGQARDTVALWAAFFMCLLAVYAAFSWLPTMLASEGLSVSVAGSGLTAYNLGGVIGALVCAVTIARWGSRWPMALCCVGAAASAFALQGVDAKLNTNLLIVGLGLHGLFVNAVQSTMYALCAYVYPTAVRATGTASAVAFGRLGAILSAFAGAMVITAGGSAAYLAMLGIVMLVVLAALLAMREQIPRLTERARASSAAAPVSHGSPVKP; this comes from the coding sequence ATGCTCTACGCCCCCACGGAGGCCGGCATGAGCCAGAACCAGACCACGCTCGATATCGGTACGGTCCTCGATGATGGACCGTTTTCCTTCGCGCAGAAGATGGCGGTGCTGCTGGCAGCCTTTGCAATTGTCATGGATGGTTTTGACGGCCAGTTGATCGGCTTTGCCATCCCCGTGCTCATCAAGGAGTGGGGCATCACGCGCAACGCGTTTGCACCGGCGGTGGCTGCGGGCCTGATTGGCATGGGGCTCGGCAGCGCGCTGGCGGGCCTGCTTGCCGATCGCTTCGGGCGACGCTGGGCGTTGATCGGCAGCGTATTCGTGTTTGGCGTGGCGACGTGCTCGATCGGTTTTGCACCGAATGTGGCGACAATTGCCGCGCTGCGATTTATCGCCGGTCTGGGTATTGGTGGCGCGCTGCCAAGCTCCACGACGATGACGGCGGAGTTCACGCCTGCGCGTCGCCGCACGCTGGCGGTGACGGCCACCATCGTGTGCGTGCCGCTGGGCGGGATGGTGGCAGGTCTGTTTGCGGGCCACGTGCTGCCGCTCTATGGCTGGCGCGGCCTGTTCTGGATTGGCGGTGCGCTGCCGCTCGTGCTTGGTTTTGTGTTGGTGGCCGCGCTGCCAGAATCGCCGCGCTTCCTGGCGCGTCGCCAATCGCATTGGCCACAACTGGCGCATCTGCTGTCGAAGATGGGGCGCGATGTGCCCGCCAATACCGCGTTTGCCGATGTGGCGGGTCAGAAGGTCATTCAGCACGCGAGCTTCCGCTCGCTTTTTGCTCCGGGGCAGGCGCGCGATACGGTGGCGCTTTGGGCGGCCTTCTTCATGTGTCTGCTCGCCGTGTACGCAGCGTTCAGCTGGTTGCCGACGATGCTTGCTTCAGAAGGCTTGAGCGTGAGCGTGGCGGGCTCGGGGCTCACGGCGTACAACCTTGGCGGGGTGATCGGCGCGTTGGTCTGCGCGGTGACGATCGCACGGTGGGGTTCGCGTTGGCCAATGGCGCTGTGTTGCGTGGGCGCGGCCGCGAGCGCCTTTGCGTTGCAGGGTGTCGACGCCAAGCTGAACACGAACCTGCTGATCGTCGGGCTTGGGCTGCACGGGCTGTTCGTCAACGCCGTGCAGTCGACGATGTATGCGCTCTGTGCCTATGTTTATCCGACAGCGGTGCGCGCAACGGGCACGGCGTCGGCGGTGGCGTTCGGTCGGCTGGGCGCGATTCTCAGCGCGTTTGCTGGGGCGATGGTCATCACCGCCGGCGGGTCGGCGGCCTATCTGGCCATGCTCGGGATCGTGATGTTGGTGGTGTTGGCCGCGCTGCTCGCCATGCGCGAACAAATTCCGCGTCTGACCGAGCGTGCGCGCGCATCCTCTGCAGCCGCGCCGGTTTCGCACGGCAGCCCGGTCAAACCGTAA
- a CDS encoding ketopantoate reductase family protein, giving the protein MKIAILGAGAMGSLFGGLLAEADKHVTLLDINDAHLHAIAAHGLRLETDRGDCHVRNLQALRPGDATEVPDVLIVFTKAMHTRAALASVRHLVGASTHVLTLQNGLGNVEALASVVPQERIFVGVTTWPADLAGPGHVRSHGAGVIRLMTADGTPRPMLARVVDTLSAAGLNCQADANVWGAVWEKVAFNAALNPLCTVLNQPVDALGAVEDGPMLALTIVDEVLAVARASGITVDAAKVNDNVRHAIVAHRGHKPSMLQDVLAGRPTEIESINGAVVAMGRRHGVPVPHTETLMQLVRLVQASAVHQRAP; this is encoded by the coding sequence ATGAAGATCGCAATCCTCGGCGCGGGCGCAATGGGCTCGCTGTTTGGCGGGCTGCTGGCCGAAGCCGACAAGCACGTCACGCTGCTCGACATCAACGACGCGCATTTGCACGCCATTGCTGCGCACGGTTTGCGGCTGGAAACCGATCGCGGCGATTGTCACGTGCGGAACCTGCAGGCGCTGCGTCCGGGCGATGCGACAGAGGTACCCGATGTGCTGATCGTCTTCACCAAAGCGATGCACACACGGGCCGCATTGGCGAGCGTGCGTCATCTCGTCGGCGCCTCAACGCATGTCCTGACGCTGCAGAATGGGCTCGGCAATGTGGAGGCGCTGGCGTCGGTCGTGCCACAGGAGCGCATCTTCGTTGGCGTGACGACGTGGCCAGCGGATCTTGCTGGGCCGGGCCACGTGCGCTCCCACGGCGCGGGCGTGATCCGGCTGATGACCGCAGACGGCACGCCGCGTCCGATGCTGGCACGCGTGGTCGATACGCTCAGCGCCGCCGGCCTGAACTGTCAGGCCGATGCGAACGTATGGGGCGCTGTGTGGGAGAAAGTCGCCTTCAACGCCGCGCTGAACCCGCTGTGCACGGTGCTGAATCAGCCCGTCGACGCGCTGGGCGCGGTGGAAGACGGCCCAATGCTGGCGCTGACCATCGTGGACGAAGTGCTGGCCGTGGCACGCGCCAGCGGCATTACGGTTGACGCCGCGAAGGTGAACGACAACGTGCGGCACGCCATCGTCGCGCATCGCGGGCACAAGCCGTCGATGCTGCAGGACGTGCTTGCCGGGCGTCCGACCGAGATCGAATCCATCAACGGCGCCGTGGTGGCGATGGGACGCCGGCATGGGGTGCCCGTGCCGCACACCGAGACGTTGATGCAGTTGGTGCGGTTGGTGCAGGCGAGCGCCGTGCACCAGCGGGCGCCCTAG
- a CDS encoding aldehyde dehydrogenase: MQTISMLINGERVHAASGAVFERRNPLDGTVATRAPAATVDDARRAVDAAAAAFPAWAAIGPTERRALLMRAAQALEAKGDAFAAAMAAETGASALWAGFNVHLAASGLQEAAAMVTQIAGEIIPSDVPGSLAMGVRQPAGVVLGIAPWNAPVILAVRAIALPLACGNTVVLKGSEVSPATHGLIIEALQEAGLPRGVVNFVTNAPADAGAVVEAMIAHPAVRRVNFTGSTRVGRLIAQMCATYLKPAVLELGGKAPLLVLADADIDAAVDGAAFGAFANSGQICMSTERIIVDESIADTFVAKLAAKAAALPLGDPRKGPAVLGSVVDMSTVERCNHLIDDALAKGAKLLCGGKADSTLMPATLLDHVTSDMLIYAEESFGPVKGIVRVSGDDAAIACANDNAYGLSSAVFSRDVARAMNVARRIESGICHINGPTVHDEAQMPFGGVKASGFGRFGGRAGVAEFTELRWMTVQTTPRHYPF; encoded by the coding sequence GTGCAGACCATCTCGATGCTCATCAACGGCGAACGCGTGCACGCCGCCAGTGGTGCGGTGTTCGAGCGGCGGAATCCGCTTGACGGCACCGTGGCCACGAGAGCGCCAGCCGCCACCGTGGACGATGCCCGTCGCGCTGTCGACGCCGCCGCTGCAGCCTTCCCCGCCTGGGCAGCCATAGGACCGACGGAGCGCCGCGCGTTGCTGATGCGTGCTGCGCAAGCGCTCGAAGCCAAGGGCGATGCTTTTGCTGCAGCGATGGCCGCGGAGACCGGCGCCTCCGCGCTGTGGGCCGGCTTCAACGTACATCTCGCTGCGAGCGGTTTGCAGGAAGCTGCCGCCATGGTCACGCAGATTGCGGGCGAGATCATTCCGTCCGATGTGCCAGGCAGCCTCGCCATGGGCGTGCGCCAACCGGCAGGCGTTGTGCTGGGCATCGCGCCGTGGAATGCACCGGTCATCCTCGCGGTGCGTGCAATTGCGTTGCCGCTGGCGTGCGGTAACACCGTCGTGCTCAAGGGCTCGGAAGTTTCGCCCGCCACGCACGGGCTCATCATCGAAGCTTTGCAGGAGGCGGGCTTGCCACGCGGCGTCGTCAATTTTGTGACGAATGCGCCGGCCGACGCGGGGGCAGTGGTGGAGGCGATGATTGCCCACCCGGCCGTGCGGCGCGTCAACTTTACTGGCTCCACGCGCGTGGGTCGCCTCATCGCGCAGATGTGCGCGACGTATCTGAAGCCTGCTGTGCTGGAGTTGGGCGGCAAAGCGCCGCTGCTCGTGCTGGCAGATGCCGATATCGACGCCGCTGTAGATGGTGCGGCGTTTGGCGCATTCGCCAATTCTGGCCAGATCTGCATGTCCACCGAGCGCATCATCGTCGACGAATCCATCGCCGATACGTTTGTCGCGAAGCTGGCTGCCAAGGCTGCAGCGCTGCCGCTGGGCGATCCACGCAAGGGGCCGGCGGTGCTGGGCTCGGTGGTCGACATGAGCACGGTCGAACGCTGCAATCACCTCATCGACGACGCGCTCGCCAAGGGCGCGAAGCTGCTGTGCGGCGGCAAGGCAGACAGCACACTGATGCCCGCCACGCTGCTCGACCACGTCACGTCCGACATGCTGATCTACGCGGAAGAATCATTCGGTCCGGTCAAGGGCATCGTGCGCGTGAGCGGTGACGATGCCGCCATCGCCTGCGCGAATGACAACGCGTATGGCTTGTCGTCCGCCGTGTTCAGCCGCGATGTGGCGCGGGCGATGAACGTTGCGCGCCGCATCGAATCTGGCATCTGCCACATCAACGGCCCGACCGTGCACGACGAGGCGCAAATGCCGTTCGGCGGCGTCAAGGCGAGCGGCTTCGGGCGCTTTGGCGGCCGCGCCGGTGTGGCGGAGTTCACCGAGCTGCGCTGGATGACGGTGCAGACCACGCCGCGCCATTACCCGTTCTGA